A segment of the Fusobacterium ulcerans genome:
AGCTCCGCATTTAAGTATAGTAGGAAGACAATGTTTTATCTCTTTCCAGTTCATATAGTTTTTATCCATAACTATATCTGTTTTTATTTCTTTTTCTCCTACTAAAGTTTCTATTTGATTGAAAACTTCTGATACAGCAAATAGTCCTATAAGAACAGGAATAACTGAAAATCCATTAAGAAGATCAACTACTCCGAAAGTAAATCTTGGGTAGCTTGTAATAGCATCCATACCAAAACAAGATATCAATAACCCTATCATTCCAGCAATTATTCCCTTTAAGAAATTTTCAGCTGATATACTTGCAATAATAGTAAGTCCAAATAGGGCTAACGCAAAATATTCAGGAGCAGAGAATCTCAAAGCAAATTTTGCCAGTACAGGTGATATAGTAACAAGAGCAAGACAGCTGATGAGCCCTCCTAATGCAGAAGCAATAGTAGAAGCACTAAGAGCCTTTGTAGGATATCCTTTTTTTACTAAAGCATAACCATCAAAGCAAGTAGCAGCTGATGCCGGAGTTCCAGGAGTATTCAAAAGAATAGCAGAGATAGATCCTCCATAAATAGCTCCAATATATATTCCAACAAGCATTATAAGACCAGTAACCGCATCCATTCCAAAAGTAAATGGAAGAAGGATAGCGACTCCCATTGTAGCAGTAAGACCTGGAAGAGCTCCAATAACAATCCCTCCAGTTACTCCAAGAACCAGATAAAATAAATTACCTAGCAAAAGAGCAGTAGATAAACCTTGTATTAAGTGACCAAACATCTATATTTTCCCCCTTATTTTAATTAAATAAACAATCCAGTAGGCAAAGATACTTTAAAAGCATAAGTAAATAATAAATATAAAGCTATAGGGAATGCTATTGCAAATATTATATTTAATATTTTTGACTTACTCTTCAAAATAGTTATTACAACAAAAGCAAAAATTACAGTAGATACTAAATAACCAATTCTGTCTATAAGAAATATATATACAGCAAAAGCAAAAATAACCATAAAAGTATATTTCATATTTGGATTGTAAATACTTTTTTTATCTTTATTTTTTATGCTTCCTACAAAAAGCATAGCAGAAAGTATAAATAAAATAACTGCAATAACCTTAGGGAAGAAGTCAGGACCTAATCCAGAGTTTCCAATAAAAGCCATGTTAAATTGAGTAGATGAATAAAAAATAAAAGCACTCACTATACATAAAAATGCAGAAAAAACAGTTTCTAACAAAATTAATCCCCCTTTTACGAAATGTGGGTGACTTATAAGTAGAAATTTAATCTAGCTTTTGGTCACCCACTTCCATACATTAATTTAAGAATTCTTTATGATTATTTTAAAGATTTAACTATAGAATCTATTGTAGCAGTATCTTCTATTATAAATGTTTCGAAATCTTTTCCATTTAGGTATTTAATTCCAAATGTAGAGTTATTCATGAAATCTTTAAAATCATCTGACTCAACAGATTTTTTAATAGCAGCATCAAGAGTAGCAACTATCTCAGGAGAAGTTCCTTTAGGTACTGCAATACCTCTCCAAGTACCAGAAACAACATCATGTCCTAATTCTTTTAATGTAGCAACTTCTGGAAGGCTTTCTATTCTAGTATCAGCCATGATTCCTAAAGCTCTTAATTGACCAGCTTTAAGTTGTCCAATAGCTTCTCCCGGTCCCATTAGAGAGAAGTCAGCATGTTTTCCTAATAATGCAGGGATAACTTCCCCAGCTCCATTGTAAGGAATATGGTTGAATTTTACTCCAGCTTCATTTTCTATAGCTAAAGCATAGAAATTAGGTTTAGCTGTACTTGCAAATTTTATTTTTTCAGGATTTGCTTTTGCATCTGCTAAAAGATCATCTAAAGTTTGATATTTAGAATCTTTTTCAACTAATACAACAGCTGGATCCATATTTACTAAAGATACTAATGCAAAATCTTTGTAACTGATAGGAGAAAGATTCATTAAAGGTAATGAAACTATTTCTCTAGTTATCATAGTAATTGTATATCCATCTTTTTTTTGAGTAGCTCCAAAAGTCATTCCAACAGCTCCAGCTCCACCAGTTTTGTTAACGATAACTACTGAAGTACCAAGCTCTTTTTCCATAAGACTTCCCAGTTTTCTAGCAACTGCATCTGTTCCTCCACCAGCACTGAATGGTACAACCATGTTAATGTTTTTACTAGGATAAGCTTTAGCAAAAGCACAAGCAGCCATTAAAGTGAAAATAATCATCATAAGTTTTTTTCTCATAAATCTGTCCTCCTCAGTTTTACTAATATGACAAAATTTTCAAAGTATATATTGTGTACACTGTATTGAAATAGAAATTTTTGTTATATTAGATTTCTTTTTATATTATTTTTAATTAAACATCTTATAATCTATTTATAACCCAATATTACTAAAAAGTACAATAAAAAAATAAAGAAAAAATTTCATATATGAAACAAAACTTGAGAAACCTAGATAAAACTTTAATAGAATCATAGAATAGCTATAAAAAAAATATAAAAAAGTTAGTTCCATATATGGAAAAATATAGTATAATATATTATAGATTTTTTTGAAAATATCTCATTTTTAATGGTTTAATTATATAAATTTTAAAACAAAAACCTAATCAAAAAGGGAGGGAAAATGGAAACAGAGAAAAAAGTTCCTGCAATTGAAAAAGCAGACAAGATATTTAAATATCTTTACTATAAAGAATCAGCAACTCAGGCAGATATTTCTAAAGACTTAGGAATACCTAAAGCAACAACAAACAGACTTTTGTCAGTTCTTACAGAGCTTAAATATTTGAATCTGGAAGGAAGAGAATATAAAATAGGAGAGAAGTTCTACTTTTTTTCAAATAAGCATGAGAGATATACTTTGATTAAAAATATTGCATATCCATATCTGGAAGAATTATCTTTAAAATTTAAGGAAACATTTAAAATAAGTGTTTTAGATGAAGATAAAATAAGAAGTATAGGAAAAGTAGAAAGCAGTGATTTTATCAAAATATCAGTTTCTGAAAATGCAATATTCCCATTGCATGCAGGAGCAGCAAGTAAACTTTTAATCTGTCAGCTCAGTGAGGGAAGATTGAATAAACTTTTAGAAAAAACTCTTCCTAAATATACAGAAAATACTATAACTGATAGAGAGGAATTGAAAAGAGAACTTCTTAAAATAAATATAAATAAACTTTCTTTTGATAATATGGAGCATTCAGTGAATATAAGAGCTGTGGCAGTCCCTATATTAGATAGTAAAAATAGGATAGTAGCTGCTGTGAGCTGTCCATGCTTTCCAGATTCTCTTACAGATGAAAGAGCATTGAAGATAGCTGAATCTATGAGAAAATCATGTGAAGAGATATCAAAAAGACTAGAGTATTTTAATAAATAAATTTCAATATATTAATATAAAGATGATGTTAGGTTTTTAATTAAACTTAAATCATCTTTTTTATTTAAGGAAATCTGCTAAAAATATTGAACTAATTTTGATAATATATAATGAAAAATTTCATATATGAAACTATAATTAGAAAAATATTTTTTTGTTTTTCCTGTTTTTAGCATTTTTAATACTTTAAAATTTTTTATCTTTTCTTTTTAATTTCATATATGGAATTTTATCTGAGATATTGAGATTGAATTTTTAAATTTTTTAAAGTATAAATAAAATATAGAAAAGAATAACAAAACATTTCAATATAAATCAAAATAAAATATTTTAGGAGGAAAGTCATGTTGAAAAAAAGTAAAATTTTAAAAAAAATAACTGATATAGGAATAGTAGCAGTAGTAAGAAGTGAAACTATAGAAGAAGGAATCAGAATTTCTAAAGCATGTGTAGAAGGAGGAATTCCAGCAATAGAAGTTACATATACTGTCCCAGGAGCTACTGAAGTAATAAAAGCTCTTAAAGAACAGTTTACTTCTGATGAATTAGTAATAGGTGCTGGAACTGTATTAGATGCAGCCACTGCTAGAATAGCTATTTTAGCTGGATCAGAATTTATAGTTTCTCCTGCATTTGATGAAGAGACTGCAAAATTATGTAATCTGTATCAAGTTCCATATATGCCTGGATGTATGACAATTACTGAAATAACTAAAGCTATGCAGTATGGAGCAGACATTGTAAAACTTTTCCCAGGAAGTGCTTTTGGACCTTCATTTGTAAAAGCTGTAAAAGCTCCACTTCCTCAGGCTAATATTATGCCTACTGGAGGAGTAAGTTTAGAAAATATAGATGAATGGTTTAAAAATGGTGTAGTAGCTGTAGGAGCAGGTGGAAAACTAGCTTCTGGATCTAGTGAAGATATTATAACTACTGCTAAAGCATTTGTAGAAAAAATAAAAGAGATAAGAAATAAATAATCTGGTATAGTGGAGGAAAGACTGCAATGGAGAAAATATTTGATTTTAAAAATAAAGAATTTGGATTAGTATGCAGTGGGGAAATGATAATGAGGCTTTCTCCTTTGAATAATGAAATGCTGGTTCAAGGACATATGCTTGAAAAGCAAATGGGAGGGGCAGAATTCAATGTAGCCAGTGGAGTATCTATACTTGGAGAAAAAACTGCTGTTGTGACAAAACTTCCAAAAAATGAATTAGGAAAATTTGCAAAGAAGATAATAGATTCAAACGGAGTAAGTGATGAATTTGTAGTGTATGATGAATCTAAAAATAAGAGACTGGCCATCTACTATTATGAGTATGGATCATCACCAAGAAAACCAAATGTTACATATGACAGACAAAATTCATCATTTCAGTCTTTTAAGGCAGATGAAGTAAAGAGTTCAGTATATAATAGAGCAGAAATCTTTCATACAAGTGGAATAACTTTAGGATTGTGTGAAACTTCAAATAAATTGACTTATGATCTTATCAAAAATTTTAAAGATGGAGGAGCACTAATATCTTTTGATGTAAACTTCAGAAGAAATCTTTGGACTGAAGAAGAAGCAAGAATTGAGATTGAAAAATTGCTTCCATTTGTTGATATACTTTTTGCTTCTGAAGAAACTTTTAGAAAAATGTTTCAGAAAACAGGAAATTTAGAAGAGATTATAAGAGCTTTTGCAAAAGAATTTAATATATCATTTATTGCTTCTACTCAAAGAACAGTAAATTCTCCAAAATCTCATAATTTTACTTCATTAATATATAACAGAAAAAATGATACTTTCTATTGTGAATCTCCATATGAAAATATAGAGATAGTAGATAGAATAGGAAGTGGAGATGCTTATGTAGCAGGAGTACTATATGGAATCCTTAAACATAACAATCCAGAAAAAGCAATGAAATATGGAAATGCTAATTCAGTATTGAAAAATACTATAATAGGAGATATATCTTGTGCAGATGTTACCCTTGTAGAAAGTATAATAGCTGATCATGAGAATGGAAATACAACTGAGATGAATAGATAATTAAGCCACCTGACTTTAAGTTAATTTATAAAAAAGAGAGAGATCTAAAATTTATATAATTTTAGATCTCTTTTTCTATTTTATTGATTAAAATTTACAATTAGACAAAATATTTTAAAAAATTAAGCTGTTGAAAAACAGTTTTTTTATTTTCTGAGCCAATATAAATCTTTAAATTTAAACAATTTTGTGATTGTTTTGTGTTTTTTAAGTGAAATTATTGATTGACAAAGAGAAATAATAATATTATAATCAACTCATAGTTTTCTATAAAACTAAAAATAACTATTAATTGTTTGTTTTGATAAAAAATAAAAAATAATATATTTTAATTGGAAAATAAAATTAAATAAATAAATATTTTTATTTTATATTAAAATTTATAAATAATTTGATTTAAATATACAATTTATAATTAAAAATAAGGGGAAAAGAAAAGTGAAAAGACAGAGTTCAAAGATTTTAATGATAGTATTACAGTTTTTATTCTATTTTTTAATAAATAAAATATTTAAAGTACCAGACAGAATTATGTATAACACTTTCTTTATCTATCTTGCATTAAACCTTACTAAAAATATGTATTCCTTTAAAACTATACTAATATGGGAAGAACTGAAAAAACAAATTTTTGTTCATACAGAATATCTCATAATTATGCTGATAAATGATGTGGCATTCTGGGAAAGTAAATATATACCAGTTCATCTGATAGTGGGAATAACATTTACCTTCTTTAACTTAATCATAATAAAAATCATAAGAAATATATTTAGAAAATCATTGGAAAAAAGGCTTCTTATTATAGGGGTTGGAAATACAGCCAGAGAACTGACTCATGTAATAAAGGAAAATAATTTTACAATGTATAACTTATTGGGATATATATCAGCTAATTCTTTAGAAGGAGTTAATCAAAGTATAAGAGTAGAGGAAGAAAAGATACTTGGAAACTGCAGTGATATAGAAAGAGTAATAGAAGAGAATGATATAAATGAAGTGATAATAGCCCTTCCACTAGCAGATAATAAACAGATGTCAGAGATAATAAATAGATTGGATGGAAAAGTAAATAAGATAAAATTTACCCCAGAATTAAATGGAACATATACTTTTAATTCAAATATAGAAGACTATGATGGAATAATGCTTGTGTCTTCATACAATGGAATGAATAGAAGAACAAATAAATTTCTAAAAAGAAGTTTTGATATAGTGACAGGAATAGTAGGATACTTAGTTCTTTCTATACTTTACCTTATATATGCGCCAAAGATAAAAAGGGATGGAGGAAAAGCAATGTTTCTCCATACAAGGATAGGACAATATCTAAAAACTTTTAAGATGTATAAGTTCAGAACCATGTATGCTGATGCAGAGAAAAGACTGGAAGAAATGTTATCAAAGGATGAAAAACTAAAAGAGGAATTCTATAAGAACTTTAAGTTAAAAGATGATCCAAGAATAACAGAGGTGGGAAAATTTTTAAGAAAGACATCATTAGATGAATTTCCACAATTTATAAATGTGATAAAGGGAGAAATGTCATTTGTAGGTCCAAGACCTGTAGTGCAAAAAGAAGTTGATATGTATTATGGAGAAGAAAACAGCAGAAAGATATTTATGGTAAAACCAGGAATAACAGGAATGTGGCAGGCAAATGGAAGGTCAGATGTAGAGAACTATGATGAGAGAATAGCACTGGATCTTTATTATATAAGAAACTGGTCATTGTGGTTGGACATAATAATAACAGTGAAAACGATAAAAAATGTTATTGAGAAAAAGGGAGCATATTAAAGAATGAATATAGAAAATATAAAAGTGGCAATAGTACACGATTGGTTAGTAACTTATGGGGGAGCAGAAAGAGTAGTAGAAACATTTCTAGAAATATTCCCTGAAGCAGATATGTATACACTTGTTTATGATGAAAAAAAGATGGGAAAAATATTTCCAAAAGAAAAAGTAAAAACTTCATTTATTCAAAAATTTCCAAAGAGCACTAAAATTTATACAAAACTTTTACCTTTGATGCCATATGCTTTTGAAGAATTTGATTTAAATAGCTATGATTTAGTCATTTCAAGCAGTACTTGTTGTGCTAAAGGTGTAATAACTAATCCAAGTACTTTACATATTTCATATATAAATTCACCCATGCGATATGCTTGGGATTTGTATCATGATTATAAAAAAAGAAGTGGAAAAATAACAAGATTATTTATGAGTATTTTTATGAAAAATTTAAGAGTATGGGATATTACAAGTAGTCAAAGAATAGATAAAATAATAGCTGATTCTCATAATATTGCTAAAAGAATAAGGAAATATTGGAATTTAGATTCTGAAGTAATATATCCACCAGTAGAAGTAGAAAGACTGGAACCTAATTATAAGGAACCAGAAGAATTTTATGTTTCTTTTTCAAGATTTGTTCCATATAAGAGAATAGATTTAGCAATAGAAGCATGTATAAAATTAGATAGAAAGCTGGTAATAATTGGCGATGGAGAAGAAAGAAAAAAATTAGAGAAGTTGGCAGACAATAATAAAAATATTATTTTTACTGGAAGAATTTCAGATGAAGAAGTAAAAAGCTATCTTCAAAGATGCAAAGCATTAATTTTTTGTGCAGAAGAAGACTTTGGAATAATTCCTTTGGAGTGTCAAGCATGTGGAAGACCAGTGATTGCGTTTGGAAAAGGGGGAGCTCTAGAAACTATATTAAATAGAGAAACAGGAATATTCTTTAAAAAGCAGGAAGTAGAAAGTTTGATTGAATCAATTTTAGAGTTTGAGAAATTAAAATTTGATATAAAAACGATATATACTCATGCACAAAAATTTTCTAAGAATAGATTTAAAAAAGAAATATTGAAATTAATTAAAAGTTATAAGGAGATAAAATAATGAAAAAATCAGCATTGATAACAGGAATAACAGGGCAGGATGGATCATATCTAGCAGAACTTCTGCTAGAAAAAGGTTATGAAGTATATGGAATTATGAGAAGAAAGAGTGTTGTTGACTATGGAAATGTAGAGCATATAAAAGACAAGATAAAATTCATATATGCTGATATGACAGATTTAATTTCTCTTATAAATGCAATGAATATTTCTCAGGCAGATGAAGTATATAATCTAGCAGCACAATCATTTGTAGCTACAAGCTGGGAACAGCCACTAGCTACAGCAGAAATAGATGCTGTGGGTGTAACTAATATGCTGGAAGCAATAAGAAATACAAAACCAGAATGTCGTTTTTATCAAGCTTCTACATCTGAAATGTTTGGATTGGTACAGGAAATACCGCAAAGAGAAACAACTCCTTTTTATCCAAGAAGTCCCTATGGAGTAGCTAAATTATATGGTCACTGGATAACTAAAAACTATAGAGAAAGTTATGACATGTATGCTTGCAGTGGAATACTTTTTAATCATGAAAGT
Coding sequences within it:
- a CDS encoding tripartite tricarboxylate transporter permease yields the protein MFGHLIQGLSTALLLGNLFYLVLGVTGGIVIGALPGLTATMGVAILLPFTFGMDAVTGLIMLVGIYIGAIYGGSISAILLNTPGTPASAATCFDGYALVKKGYPTKALSASTIASALGGLISCLALVTISPVLAKFALRFSAPEYFALALFGLTIIASISAENFLKGIIAGMIGLLISCFGMDAITSYPRFTFGVVDLLNGFSVIPVLIGLFAVSEVFNQIETLVGEKEIKTDIVMDKNYMNWKEIKHCLPTILKCGAIGTFIGSIPGAGADIAAFVCYNEAKRSNKNEKFGEGSLVGISAPEAGNNGVTGGALVPLLTLGVPGDAVAAVLLGALIIQGLTPGPLLFEQNPEIVYGLFSSMIIGNILLLFIGLAGIKFYSRIVEIPKTLMIPAILILSTIGSYSMNNSLFDVGVTFVFGIIGYIMSKIKMPSSPIVLAVILGPMLETNLRKAVLMYEGSYSFLYTRPITVVFLILTVLSMISALKKKK
- a CDS encoding tripartite tricarboxylate transporter TctB family protein; its protein translation is MLETVFSAFLCIVSAFIFYSSTQFNMAFIGNSGLGPDFFPKVIAVILFILSAMLFVGSIKNKDKKSIYNPNMKYTFMVIFAFAVYIFLIDRIGYLVSTVIFAFVVITILKSKSKILNIIFAIAFPIALYLLFTYAFKVSLPTGLFI
- a CDS encoding tripartite tricarboxylate transporter substrate binding protein, whose amino-acid sequence is MRKKLMMIIFTLMAACAFAKAYPSKNINMVVPFSAGGGTDAVARKLGSLMEKELGTSVVIVNKTGGAGAVGMTFGATQKKDGYTITMITREIVSLPLMNLSPISYKDFALVSLVNMDPAVVLVEKDSKYQTLDDLLADAKANPEKIKFASTAKPNFYALAIENEAGVKFNHIPYNGAGEVIPALLGKHADFSLMGPGEAIGQLKAGQLRALGIMADTRIESLPEVATLKELGHDVVSGTWRGIAVPKGTSPEIVATLDAAIKKSVESDDFKDFMNNSTFGIKYLNGKDFETFIIEDTATIDSIVKSLK
- a CDS encoding IclR family transcriptional regulator; translated protein: METEKKVPAIEKADKIFKYLYYKESATQADISKDLGIPKATTNRLLSVLTELKYLNLEGREYKIGEKFYFFSNKHERYTLIKNIAYPYLEELSLKFKETFKISVLDEDKIRSIGKVESSDFIKISVSENAIFPLHAGAASKLLICQLSEGRLNKLLEKTLPKYTENTITDREELKRELLKININKLSFDNMEHSVNIRAVAVPILDSKNRIVAAVSCPCFPDSLTDERALKIAESMRKSCEEISKRLEYFNK
- a CDS encoding bifunctional 2-keto-4-hydroxyglutarate aldolase/2-keto-3-deoxy-6-phosphogluconate aldolase gives rise to the protein MLKKSKILKKITDIGIVAVVRSETIEEGIRISKACVEGGIPAIEVTYTVPGATEVIKALKEQFTSDELVIGAGTVLDAATARIAILAGSEFIVSPAFDEETAKLCNLYQVPYMPGCMTITEITKAMQYGADIVKLFPGSAFGPSFVKAVKAPLPQANIMPTGGVSLENIDEWFKNGVVAVGAGGKLASGSSEDIITTAKAFVEKIKEIRNK
- a CDS encoding sugar kinase, with the translated sequence MEKIFDFKNKEFGLVCSGEMIMRLSPLNNEMLVQGHMLEKQMGGAEFNVASGVSILGEKTAVVTKLPKNELGKFAKKIIDSNGVSDEFVVYDESKNKRLAIYYYEYGSSPRKPNVTYDRQNSSFQSFKADEVKSSVYNRAEIFHTSGITLGLCETSNKLTYDLIKNFKDGGALISFDVNFRRNLWTEEEARIEIEKLLPFVDILFASEETFRKMFQKTGNLEEIIRAFAKEFNISFIASTQRTVNSPKSHNFTSLIYNRKNDTFYCESPYENIEIVDRIGSGDAYVAGVLYGILKHNNPEKAMKYGNANSVLKNTIIGDISCADVTLVESIIADHENGNTTEMNR
- a CDS encoding sugar transferase: MKRQSSKILMIVLQFLFYFLINKIFKVPDRIMYNTFFIYLALNLTKNMYSFKTILIWEELKKQIFVHTEYLIIMLINDVAFWESKYIPVHLIVGITFTFFNLIIIKIIRNIFRKSLEKRLLIIGVGNTARELTHVIKENNFTMYNLLGYISANSLEGVNQSIRVEEEKILGNCSDIERVIEENDINEVIIALPLADNKQMSEIINRLDGKVNKIKFTPELNGTYTFNSNIEDYDGIMLVSSYNGMNRRTNKFLKRSFDIVTGIVGYLVLSILYLIYAPKIKRDGGKAMFLHTRIGQYLKTFKMYKFRTMYADAEKRLEEMLSKDEKLKEEFYKNFKLKDDPRITEVGKFLRKTSLDEFPQFINVIKGEMSFVGPRPVVQKEVDMYYGEENSRKIFMVKPGITGMWQANGRSDVENYDERIALDLYYIRNWSLWLDIIITVKTIKNVIEKKGAY
- a CDS encoding glycosyltransferase, with translation MNIENIKVAIVHDWLVTYGGAERVVETFLEIFPEADMYTLVYDEKKMGKIFPKEKVKTSFIQKFPKSTKIYTKLLPLMPYAFEEFDLNSYDLVISSSTCCAKGVITNPSTLHISYINSPMRYAWDLYHDYKKRSGKITRLFMSIFMKNLRVWDITSSQRIDKIIADSHNIAKRIRKYWNLDSEVIYPPVEVERLEPNYKEPEEFYVSFSRFVPYKRIDLAIEACIKLDRKLVIIGDGEERKKLEKLADNNKNIIFTGRISDEEVKSYLQRCKALIFCAEEDFGIIPLECQACGRPVIAFGKGGALETILNRETGIFFKKQEVESLIESILEFEKLKFDIKTIYTHAQKFSKNRFKKEILKLIKSYKEIK
- the gmd gene encoding GDP-mannose 4,6-dehydratase encodes the protein MKKSALITGITGQDGSYLAELLLEKGYEVYGIMRRKSVVDYGNVEHIKDKIKFIYADMTDLISLINAMNISQADEVYNLAAQSFVATSWEQPLATAEIDAVGVTNMLEAIRNTKPECRFYQASTSEMFGLVQEIPQRETTPFYPRSPYGVAKLYGHWITKNYRESYDMYACSGILFNHESERRGKEFVTRKITDAAARIKQGIQDHLELGNMDSKRDWGHSKDYVMAMWLMLQQENADDYVIATNETRTVREFVEKSFSYVGIDILWQGEGINEVGIDKETNKTVVKINPKFFRPAEVDILLGNPEKAEKELNWKREISFEQLVERMVKNDMELVKKEIEISKI